The following are encoded in a window of Vespa crabro chromosome 2, iyVesCrab1.2, whole genome shotgun sequence genomic DNA:
- the LOC124433101 gene encoding AP-1 complex subunit gamma-1 isoform X5: MNASEHGFNPAFNMASIKQAFNEAVERVSTVRMPAPTRLRDLIRQIRAARTAAEERTVVNKECAYIRSTFREEDSVWRCRNIAKLLYIHMLGYPAHFGQLECLKLIASPRFTDKRIGYLGAMLLLDERQDVHLLITNCLKTDLNSSTQFVIGLALCTLGAIASPEMARDLASEVERLMKSPNAYIRKKAALCAFRIIRRVPELMEMFLPATRSLITEKNHGVLITGVTLITEMCENSIDTLNHFKKECGHREIVPNLVRILKNLILAGYSPEHDVSGVSDPFLQVKILRLLRILGRNDVDASEAMNDILAQVATNTETSKNVGNTILYETVLSIMDIKSESGLRVLAVNILGRFLLNNDKNIRYVALNTLLKTVYVDTSAVQRHRSTILECLKDPDVSIRRRAMELSFALVNSSNIRNMMKELLLFLERADPEFKAQCSSNIVMSAERFAPNKRWHLETLFKVLVAAGNYVRDDVVACTIQLISETQSQQGYAVSALWRALEKDTSDKQPLAQVATWCIGEYGDLLLYGPPLEDADAPINLTEDEIIDVYQRLLWSPQNTVVTKQYTLLSLTKLSTRFQKGNEKIRQIIDTFGSNLHIELQQRGIEFSQLFRKYDHLRPALLERMPPMETARPQANGIIGMVNGEPEQEDEKSVVLETSVTPSDSSALLDLLGSTDVGMTMPTVTTKNPPPPATSINNNDLLDLLGSLDMNTGAPPLVLPQQSQLTTQIFNPTSTTNFLVDGLLNSSAQIETPSMIVLDKSGLKITFKMERPPDITDLLIINMTAHNSTNSALSEFLFQAAVPRTFQLQMLPPSSTVIPPSGEVTQVIRVTNINNVPLRMRLRISYTGSAGPILEQTEVNNFPSLVSQ, from the exons ATGAATGCCTCAGAACATGG GTTTAACCCAGCCTTTAACATGGCTTCCATAAAACAAGCTTTCAATGAGGCAGTAGAGAGAG TTTCAACAGTTAGAATGCCGGCACCAACAAGGTTGAGAGACCTAATCAGACAAATAAGAGCAGCTCGAACAGCAGCGGAAGAAAGGACAGTAGTAAACAAGGAATGTGCTTATATTCGTTCAACATTTAGAGAAGAGGATAGTGTTTGGAGATGTCGTAACATCGCAAAACTTTTATACATTCACATGCTTGG atatcCAGCACATTTTGGACAATTAGAATGTTTGAAACTTATTGCATCACCCAGGTTCACAGATAAACGTATAGGATATTTGGGAGCAATGTTACTACTAGATGAACGACAAGAtgttcatttattaataacaaattgtttaaaaaC tgATTTAAATAGTTCTACACAGTTCGTAATTGGTTTGGCCCTTTGTACATTGGGTGCTATTGCATCGCCAGAAATGGCAAGGGACCTTGCTTCTGAAGTTGAAAGACTGATGAAATCACCGAATgcatatattagaaaaaaagctGCATTATGTGcttttagaattattagacGGGTACCAGAATTAATGGAAATGTTCTTACCTGCTACGCGAAGTTTAATTACAGAAAAAAATCATGGAGTGTTAATAACTGGCGTTACTCTTATTACTGAAATGTGTGAAAATAGTATTGATACATTGAACCATTTCAAGAAG gAATGCGGCCATCGAGAG ATTGTGCCAAATCTAGTGAGAAttctgaaaaatttaatactaGCTGGATATTCTCCTGAGCATGATGTATCCGGAGTATCTGATCCATTTTTGCAAGTGAAAATTTTACGTCTTCTTAGAATTTTGGGACGTAACGATGTGGACGCATCCGAAGCAATGAATGATATTCTAGCACAAGTTGCTACAAATACAGAAACCAGTAAAAATGTTGgcaatacaatattatatgaaaCTGTTCTCTCAATAATGGACATTAAATCTGAAAGTGGACTTAGAGTGTTAGCGGTTAATATCCTAGgccgatttttattaaacaatgataaaaatattcgttatGTTGCATTAAATACATTATTGAAAACAGTTTATGTGGATACAAGTGCAGTTCAGAGGCATCGTTCAACAATATTG gaATGTTTAAAAGATCCAGATGTATCAATAAGAAGGAGAGCAATGGAACTGAGTTTTGCGCTTGTTAATTCaagtaatattagaaatatgatGAAAGAATTATTGCTCTTTCTAGAACGTGCAGATCCTGAATTCAAAGCCCAATGTAGTAGCAATATAGTAATGTCTGCGGAAAGATTTGCACCTAATAAACGTTGGCATTTGGAAACATTATTTAAAGTCCTTGTTGCT gCTGGCAATTATGTACGAGATGATGTAGTAGCTTGTACAATTCAATTAATCTCAGAGACGCAATCACAACAAGGTTATGCTGTTAGTGCATTATGGCGTGCATTAGAAAAGGATACATCTGATAAACAACCTTTGGCTCAAGTAGCAACGTGGTGTATTGGAGAATATGGTGATCTTTTACTTTATGGTCCACCATTGGAGGATGCAGATGCACCAATAAAC ttaacaGAAGATGAAATTATTGATGTTTATCAAAGATTATTGTGGAGTCCACAAAACACAGTTGTTACAAAACAATATACTTTATTATCCCTTACAAAATTAAGTACAAGATTTCAAAAAGGAAATGA aaaAATTCGGCAGATTATAGATACGTTTGGTAGTAATTTACATATTGAGCTGCAACAAAGAGGCATTGAATTTTCACAGTTGTTTAGAAAATATGATCATTTACGACCTGCATTGCTTGAGAGAATGCCTCCAATGGAGACAGCAAGGCCACAAGCAAATGGTATTATTGGTATGGTGAATGGCGAGCCAGAgcaagaagatgaaaaatcaGTAGTATTGGAAACATCTGTTACCCCATCTGATTCA AGTGCACTTTTGGATTTGCTCGGAAGTACCGACGTTGGGATGACAATGCCAACAGTTACAACTAAAAATCCACCTCCTCCTGCAACAAGTATAAATAACAACGATCTTTTAGATTTACTTGGTAGTTTGGATATGAATACAGGGGCACCACCTTTAGTATTACCCCAACAATCACAATTAACAACACAGATATTTAATCCTACGAGTACGACAAACTTTTTGGTGGATGGCCTACTTAATTCTTCAGCGCAAATTG aaacTCCAAGTATGATTGTTTTGGATAAATCTGGACttaaaataacttttaaaatGGAAAGACCGCCAGATATTACAgacttattaattataaatatgacaGCACATAATTCTACGAATAGTGCATTaagtgaatttttatttcaagccGCAGTTCCTAGG aCATTCCAACTACAGATGCTGCCACCATCAAGTACAGTTATTCCTCCATCAGGCGAAGTTACTCAAGTAATAAGAGTTACAAATATCAATAAC GTACCATTAAGAATGAGACTACGAATTTCTTATACTGGATCAGCAGGGCCAATTTTAGAACAGACAGAAGTAAATAATTTTCCCTCATTGGTATCACAGTGA
- the LOC124433101 gene encoding AP-1 complex subunit gamma-1 isoform X9 gives MPAPTRLRDLIRQIRAARTAAEERTVVNKECAYIRSTFREEDSVWRCRNIAKLLYIHMLGYPAHFGQLECLKLIASPRFTDKRIGYLGAMLLLDERQDVHLLITNCLKTDLNSSTQFVIGLALCTLGAIASPEMARDLASEVERLMKSPNAYIRKKAALCAFRIIRRVPELMEMFLPATRSLITEKNHGVLITGVTLITEMCENSIDTLNHFKKECGHREIVPNLVRILKNLILAGYSPEHDVSGVSDPFLQVKILRLLRILGRNDVDASEAMNDILAQVATNTETSKNVGNTILYETVLSIMDIKSESGLRVLAVNILGRFLLNNDKNIRYVALNTLLKTVYVDTSAVQRHRSTILECLKDPDVSIRRRAMELSFALVNSSNIRNMMKELLLFLERADPEFKAQCSSNIVMSAERFAPNKRWHLETLFKVLVAAGNYVRDDVVACTIQLISETQSQQGYAVSALWRALEKDTSDKQPLAQVATWCIGEYGDLLLYGPPLEDADAPINLTEDEIIDVYQRLLWSPQNTVVTKQYTLLSLTKLSTRFQKGNEKIRQIIDTFGSNLHIELQQRGIEFSQLFRKYDHLRPALLERMPPMETARPQANGIIGMVNGEPEQEDEKSVVLETSVTPSDSSALLDLLGSTDVGMTMPTVTTKNPPPPATSINNNDLLDLLGSLDMNTGAPPLVLPQQSQLTTQIFNPTSTTNFLVDGLLNSSAQIETPSMIVLDKSGLKITFKMERPPDITDLLIINMTAHNSTNSALSEFLFQAAVPRTFQLQMLPPSSTVIPPSGEVTQVIRVTNINNVPLRMRLRISYTGSAGPILEQTEVNNFPSLVSQ, from the exons ATGCCGGCACCAACAAGGTTGAGAGACCTAATCAGACAAATAAGAGCAGCTCGAACAGCAGCGGAAGAAAGGACAGTAGTAAACAAGGAATGTGCTTATATTCGTTCAACATTTAGAGAAGAGGATAGTGTTTGGAGATGTCGTAACATCGCAAAACTTTTATACATTCACATGCTTGG atatcCAGCACATTTTGGACAATTAGAATGTTTGAAACTTATTGCATCACCCAGGTTCACAGATAAACGTATAGGATATTTGGGAGCAATGTTACTACTAGATGAACGACAAGAtgttcatttattaataacaaattgtttaaaaaC tgATTTAAATAGTTCTACACAGTTCGTAATTGGTTTGGCCCTTTGTACATTGGGTGCTATTGCATCGCCAGAAATGGCAAGGGACCTTGCTTCTGAAGTTGAAAGACTGATGAAATCACCGAATgcatatattagaaaaaaagctGCATTATGTGcttttagaattattagacGGGTACCAGAATTAATGGAAATGTTCTTACCTGCTACGCGAAGTTTAATTACAGAAAAAAATCATGGAGTGTTAATAACTGGCGTTACTCTTATTACTGAAATGTGTGAAAATAGTATTGATACATTGAACCATTTCAAGAAG gAATGCGGCCATCGAGAG ATTGTGCCAAATCTAGTGAGAAttctgaaaaatttaatactaGCTGGATATTCTCCTGAGCATGATGTATCCGGAGTATCTGATCCATTTTTGCAAGTGAAAATTTTACGTCTTCTTAGAATTTTGGGACGTAACGATGTGGACGCATCCGAAGCAATGAATGATATTCTAGCACAAGTTGCTACAAATACAGAAACCAGTAAAAATGTTGgcaatacaatattatatgaaaCTGTTCTCTCAATAATGGACATTAAATCTGAAAGTGGACTTAGAGTGTTAGCGGTTAATATCCTAGgccgatttttattaaacaatgataaaaatattcgttatGTTGCATTAAATACATTATTGAAAACAGTTTATGTGGATACAAGTGCAGTTCAGAGGCATCGTTCAACAATATTG gaATGTTTAAAAGATCCAGATGTATCAATAAGAAGGAGAGCAATGGAACTGAGTTTTGCGCTTGTTAATTCaagtaatattagaaatatgatGAAAGAATTATTGCTCTTTCTAGAACGTGCAGATCCTGAATTCAAAGCCCAATGTAGTAGCAATATAGTAATGTCTGCGGAAAGATTTGCACCTAATAAACGTTGGCATTTGGAAACATTATTTAAAGTCCTTGTTGCT gCTGGCAATTATGTACGAGATGATGTAGTAGCTTGTACAATTCAATTAATCTCAGAGACGCAATCACAACAAGGTTATGCTGTTAGTGCATTATGGCGTGCATTAGAAAAGGATACATCTGATAAACAACCTTTGGCTCAAGTAGCAACGTGGTGTATTGGAGAATATGGTGATCTTTTACTTTATGGTCCACCATTGGAGGATGCAGATGCACCAATAAAC ttaacaGAAGATGAAATTATTGATGTTTATCAAAGATTATTGTGGAGTCCACAAAACACAGTTGTTACAAAACAATATACTTTATTATCCCTTACAAAATTAAGTACAAGATTTCAAAAAGGAAATGA aaaAATTCGGCAGATTATAGATACGTTTGGTAGTAATTTACATATTGAGCTGCAACAAAGAGGCATTGAATTTTCACAGTTGTTTAGAAAATATGATCATTTACGACCTGCATTGCTTGAGAGAATGCCTCCAATGGAGACAGCAAGGCCACAAGCAAATGGTATTATTGGTATGGTGAATGGCGAGCCAGAgcaagaagatgaaaaatcaGTAGTATTGGAAACATCTGTTACCCCATCTGATTCA AGTGCACTTTTGGATTTGCTCGGAAGTACCGACGTTGGGATGACAATGCCAACAGTTACAACTAAAAATCCACCTCCTCCTGCAACAAGTATAAATAACAACGATCTTTTAGATTTACTTGGTAGTTTGGATATGAATACAGGGGCACCACCTTTAGTATTACCCCAACAATCACAATTAACAACACAGATATTTAATCCTACGAGTACGACAAACTTTTTGGTGGATGGCCTACTTAATTCTTCAGCGCAAATTG aaacTCCAAGTATGATTGTTTTGGATAAATCTGGACttaaaataacttttaaaatGGAAAGACCGCCAGATATTACAgacttattaattataaatatgacaGCACATAATTCTACGAATAGTGCATTaagtgaatttttatttcaagccGCAGTTCCTAGG aCATTCCAACTACAGATGCTGCCACCATCAAGTACAGTTATTCCTCCATCAGGCGAAGTTACTCAAGTAATAAGAGTTACAAATATCAATAAC GTACCATTAAGAATGAGACTACGAATTTCTTATACTGGATCAGCAGGGCCAATTTTAGAACAGACAGAAGTAAATAATTTTCCCTCATTGGTATCACAGTGA
- the LOC124433101 gene encoding AP-1 complex subunit gamma-1 isoform X8 — MASIKQAFNEAVERVSTVRMPAPTRLRDLIRQIRAARTAAEERTVVNKECAYIRSTFREEDSVWRCRNIAKLLYIHMLGYPAHFGQLECLKLIASPRFTDKRIGYLGAMLLLDERQDVHLLITNCLKTDLNSSTQFVIGLALCTLGAIASPEMARDLASEVERLMKSPNAYIRKKAALCAFRIIRRVPELMEMFLPATRSLITEKNHGVLITGVTLITEMCENSIDTLNHFKKECGHREIVPNLVRILKNLILAGYSPEHDVSGVSDPFLQVKILRLLRILGRNDVDASEAMNDILAQVATNTETSKNVGNTILYETVLSIMDIKSESGLRVLAVNILGRFLLNNDKNIRYVALNTLLKTVYVDTSAVQRHRSTILECLKDPDVSIRRRAMELSFALVNSSNIRNMMKELLLFLERADPEFKAQCSSNIVMSAERFAPNKRWHLETLFKVLVAAGNYVRDDVVACTIQLISETQSQQGYAVSALWRALEKDTSDKQPLAQVATWCIGEYGDLLLYGPPLEDADAPINLTEDEIIDVYQRLLWSPQNTVVTKQYTLLSLTKLSTRFQKGNEKIRQIIDTFGSNLHIELQQRGIEFSQLFRKYDHLRPALLERMPPMETARPQANGIIGMVNGEPEQEDEKSVVLETSVTPSDSSALLDLLGSTDVGMTMPTVTTKNPPPPATSINNNDLLDLLGSLDMNTGAPPLVLPQQSQLTTQIFNPTSTTNFLVDGLLNSSAQIETPSMIVLDKSGLKITFKMERPPDITDLLIINMTAHNSTNSALSEFLFQAAVPRTFQLQMLPPSSTVIPPSGEVTQVIRVTNINNVPLRMRLRISYTGSAGPILEQTEVNNFPSLVSQ; from the exons ATGGCTTCCATAAAACAAGCTTTCAATGAGGCAGTAGAGAGAG TTTCAACAGTTAGAATGCCGGCACCAACAAGGTTGAGAGACCTAATCAGACAAATAAGAGCAGCTCGAACAGCAGCGGAAGAAAGGACAGTAGTAAACAAGGAATGTGCTTATATTCGTTCAACATTTAGAGAAGAGGATAGTGTTTGGAGATGTCGTAACATCGCAAAACTTTTATACATTCACATGCTTGG atatcCAGCACATTTTGGACAATTAGAATGTTTGAAACTTATTGCATCACCCAGGTTCACAGATAAACGTATAGGATATTTGGGAGCAATGTTACTACTAGATGAACGACAAGAtgttcatttattaataacaaattgtttaaaaaC tgATTTAAATAGTTCTACACAGTTCGTAATTGGTTTGGCCCTTTGTACATTGGGTGCTATTGCATCGCCAGAAATGGCAAGGGACCTTGCTTCTGAAGTTGAAAGACTGATGAAATCACCGAATgcatatattagaaaaaaagctGCATTATGTGcttttagaattattagacGGGTACCAGAATTAATGGAAATGTTCTTACCTGCTACGCGAAGTTTAATTACAGAAAAAAATCATGGAGTGTTAATAACTGGCGTTACTCTTATTACTGAAATGTGTGAAAATAGTATTGATACATTGAACCATTTCAAGAAG gAATGCGGCCATCGAGAG ATTGTGCCAAATCTAGTGAGAAttctgaaaaatttaatactaGCTGGATATTCTCCTGAGCATGATGTATCCGGAGTATCTGATCCATTTTTGCAAGTGAAAATTTTACGTCTTCTTAGAATTTTGGGACGTAACGATGTGGACGCATCCGAAGCAATGAATGATATTCTAGCACAAGTTGCTACAAATACAGAAACCAGTAAAAATGTTGgcaatacaatattatatgaaaCTGTTCTCTCAATAATGGACATTAAATCTGAAAGTGGACTTAGAGTGTTAGCGGTTAATATCCTAGgccgatttttattaaacaatgataaaaatattcgttatGTTGCATTAAATACATTATTGAAAACAGTTTATGTGGATACAAGTGCAGTTCAGAGGCATCGTTCAACAATATTG gaATGTTTAAAAGATCCAGATGTATCAATAAGAAGGAGAGCAATGGAACTGAGTTTTGCGCTTGTTAATTCaagtaatattagaaatatgatGAAAGAATTATTGCTCTTTCTAGAACGTGCAGATCCTGAATTCAAAGCCCAATGTAGTAGCAATATAGTAATGTCTGCGGAAAGATTTGCACCTAATAAACGTTGGCATTTGGAAACATTATTTAAAGTCCTTGTTGCT gCTGGCAATTATGTACGAGATGATGTAGTAGCTTGTACAATTCAATTAATCTCAGAGACGCAATCACAACAAGGTTATGCTGTTAGTGCATTATGGCGTGCATTAGAAAAGGATACATCTGATAAACAACCTTTGGCTCAAGTAGCAACGTGGTGTATTGGAGAATATGGTGATCTTTTACTTTATGGTCCACCATTGGAGGATGCAGATGCACCAATAAAC ttaacaGAAGATGAAATTATTGATGTTTATCAAAGATTATTGTGGAGTCCACAAAACACAGTTGTTACAAAACAATATACTTTATTATCCCTTACAAAATTAAGTACAAGATTTCAAAAAGGAAATGA aaaAATTCGGCAGATTATAGATACGTTTGGTAGTAATTTACATATTGAGCTGCAACAAAGAGGCATTGAATTTTCACAGTTGTTTAGAAAATATGATCATTTACGACCTGCATTGCTTGAGAGAATGCCTCCAATGGAGACAGCAAGGCCACAAGCAAATGGTATTATTGGTATGGTGAATGGCGAGCCAGAgcaagaagatgaaaaatcaGTAGTATTGGAAACATCTGTTACCCCATCTGATTCA AGTGCACTTTTGGATTTGCTCGGAAGTACCGACGTTGGGATGACAATGCCAACAGTTACAACTAAAAATCCACCTCCTCCTGCAACAAGTATAAATAACAACGATCTTTTAGATTTACTTGGTAGTTTGGATATGAATACAGGGGCACCACCTTTAGTATTACCCCAACAATCACAATTAACAACACAGATATTTAATCCTACGAGTACGACAAACTTTTTGGTGGATGGCCTACTTAATTCTTCAGCGCAAATTG aaacTCCAAGTATGATTGTTTTGGATAAATCTGGACttaaaataacttttaaaatGGAAAGACCGCCAGATATTACAgacttattaattataaatatgacaGCACATAATTCTACGAATAGTGCATTaagtgaatttttatttcaagccGCAGTTCCTAGG aCATTCCAACTACAGATGCTGCCACCATCAAGTACAGTTATTCCTCCATCAGGCGAAGTTACTCAAGTAATAAGAGTTACAAATATCAATAAC GTACCATTAAGAATGAGACTACGAATTTCTTATACTGGATCAGCAGGGCCAATTTTAGAACAGACAGAAGTAAATAATTTTCCCTCATTGGTATCACAGTGA
- the LOC124433101 gene encoding AP-1 complex subunit gamma-1 isoform X7, whose translation MNASEHGFNPAFNMASIKQAFNEAVERVRMPAPTRLRDLIRQIRAARTAAEERTVVNKECAYIRSTFREEDSVWRCRNIAKLLYIHMLGYPAHFGQLECLKLIASPRFTDKRIGYLGAMLLLDERQDVHLLITNCLKTDLNSSTQFVIGLALCTLGAIASPEMARDLASEVERLMKSPNAYIRKKAALCAFRIIRRVPELMEMFLPATRSLITEKNHGVLITGVTLITEMCENSIDTLNHFKKIVPNLVRILKNLILAGYSPEHDVSGVSDPFLQVKILRLLRILGRNDVDASEAMNDILAQVATNTETSKNVGNTILYETVLSIMDIKSESGLRVLAVNILGRFLLNNDKNIRYVALNTLLKTVYVDTSAVQRHRSTILECLKDPDVSIRRRAMELSFALVNSSNIRNMMKELLLFLERADPEFKAQCSSNIVMSAERFAPNKRWHLETLFKVLVAAGNYVRDDVVACTIQLISETQSQQGYAVSALWRALEKDTSDKQPLAQVATWCIGEYGDLLLYGPPLEDADAPINLTEDEIIDVYQRLLWSPQNTVVTKQYTLLSLTKLSTRFQKGNEKIRQIIDTFGSNLHIELQQRGIEFSQLFRKYDHLRPALLERMPPMETARPQANGIIGMVNGEPEQEDEKSVVLETSVTPSDSSALLDLLGSTDVGMTMPTVTTKNPPPPATSINNNDLLDLLGSLDMNTGAPPLVLPQQSQLTTQIFNPTSTTNFLVDGLLNSSAQIETPSMIVLDKSGLKITFKMERPPDITDLLIINMTAHNSTNSALSEFLFQAAVPRTFQLQMLPPSSTVIPPSGEVTQVIRVTNINNVPLRMRLRISYTGSAGPILEQTEVNNFPSLVSQ comes from the exons ATGAATGCCTCAGAACATGG GTTTAACCCAGCCTTTAACATGGCTTCCATAAAACAAGCTTTCAATGAGGCAGTAGAGAGAG TTAGAATGCCGGCACCAACAAGGTTGAGAGACCTAATCAGACAAATAAGAGCAGCTCGAACAGCAGCGGAAGAAAGGACAGTAGTAAACAAGGAATGTGCTTATATTCGTTCAACATTTAGAGAAGAGGATAGTGTTTGGAGATGTCGTAACATCGCAAAACTTTTATACATTCACATGCTTGG atatcCAGCACATTTTGGACAATTAGAATGTTTGAAACTTATTGCATCACCCAGGTTCACAGATAAACGTATAGGATATTTGGGAGCAATGTTACTACTAGATGAACGACAAGAtgttcatttattaataacaaattgtttaaaaaC tgATTTAAATAGTTCTACACAGTTCGTAATTGGTTTGGCCCTTTGTACATTGGGTGCTATTGCATCGCCAGAAATGGCAAGGGACCTTGCTTCTGAAGTTGAAAGACTGATGAAATCACCGAATgcatatattagaaaaaaagctGCATTATGTGcttttagaattattagacGGGTACCAGAATTAATGGAAATGTTCTTACCTGCTACGCGAAGTTTAATTACAGAAAAAAATCATGGAGTGTTAATAACTGGCGTTACTCTTATTACTGAAATGTGTGAAAATAGTATTGATACATTGAACCATTTCAAGAAG ATTGTGCCAAATCTAGTGAGAAttctgaaaaatttaatactaGCTGGATATTCTCCTGAGCATGATGTATCCGGAGTATCTGATCCATTTTTGCAAGTGAAAATTTTACGTCTTCTTAGAATTTTGGGACGTAACGATGTGGACGCATCCGAAGCAATGAATGATATTCTAGCACAAGTTGCTACAAATACAGAAACCAGTAAAAATGTTGgcaatacaatattatatgaaaCTGTTCTCTCAATAATGGACATTAAATCTGAAAGTGGACTTAGAGTGTTAGCGGTTAATATCCTAGgccgatttttattaaacaatgataaaaatattcgttatGTTGCATTAAATACATTATTGAAAACAGTTTATGTGGATACAAGTGCAGTTCAGAGGCATCGTTCAACAATATTG gaATGTTTAAAAGATCCAGATGTATCAATAAGAAGGAGAGCAATGGAACTGAGTTTTGCGCTTGTTAATTCaagtaatattagaaatatgatGAAAGAATTATTGCTCTTTCTAGAACGTGCAGATCCTGAATTCAAAGCCCAATGTAGTAGCAATATAGTAATGTCTGCGGAAAGATTTGCACCTAATAAACGTTGGCATTTGGAAACATTATTTAAAGTCCTTGTTGCT gCTGGCAATTATGTACGAGATGATGTAGTAGCTTGTACAATTCAATTAATCTCAGAGACGCAATCACAACAAGGTTATGCTGTTAGTGCATTATGGCGTGCATTAGAAAAGGATACATCTGATAAACAACCTTTGGCTCAAGTAGCAACGTGGTGTATTGGAGAATATGGTGATCTTTTACTTTATGGTCCACCATTGGAGGATGCAGATGCACCAATAAAC ttaacaGAAGATGAAATTATTGATGTTTATCAAAGATTATTGTGGAGTCCACAAAACACAGTTGTTACAAAACAATATACTTTATTATCCCTTACAAAATTAAGTACAAGATTTCAAAAAGGAAATGA aaaAATTCGGCAGATTATAGATACGTTTGGTAGTAATTTACATATTGAGCTGCAACAAAGAGGCATTGAATTTTCACAGTTGTTTAGAAAATATGATCATTTACGACCTGCATTGCTTGAGAGAATGCCTCCAATGGAGACAGCAAGGCCACAAGCAAATGGTATTATTGGTATGGTGAATGGCGAGCCAGAgcaagaagatgaaaaatcaGTAGTATTGGAAACATCTGTTACCCCATCTGATTCA AGTGCACTTTTGGATTTGCTCGGAAGTACCGACGTTGGGATGACAATGCCAACAGTTACAACTAAAAATCCACCTCCTCCTGCAACAAGTATAAATAACAACGATCTTTTAGATTTACTTGGTAGTTTGGATATGAATACAGGGGCACCACCTTTAGTATTACCCCAACAATCACAATTAACAACACAGATATTTAATCCTACGAGTACGACAAACTTTTTGGTGGATGGCCTACTTAATTCTTCAGCGCAAATTG aaacTCCAAGTATGATTGTTTTGGATAAATCTGGACttaaaataacttttaaaatGGAAAGACCGCCAGATATTACAgacttattaattataaatatgacaGCACATAATTCTACGAATAGTGCATTaagtgaatttttatttcaagccGCAGTTCCTAGG aCATTCCAACTACAGATGCTGCCACCATCAAGTACAGTTATTCCTCCATCAGGCGAAGTTACTCAAGTAATAAGAGTTACAAATATCAATAAC GTACCATTAAGAATGAGACTACGAATTTCTTATACTGGATCAGCAGGGCCAATTTTAGAACAGACAGAAGTAAATAATTTTCCCTCATTGGTATCACAGTGA